The Roseimicrobium gellanilyticum genomic sequence TGCAAAGCCGATGATAGCCTGACGAAAGGTCACGCAAAAGTAGGCAGTCGCCAGTTTATTTCATTCAAGGCCGTTCCAGAAATGGAACGGCCTTGACGTTTTTATACCGCATGAACGGCGCGGGCCGTGGCGGTTTACAATGGGATGCCAAAAAGCAGATGCTACTTCAGTGACGCATGTACGGCAGCATCACCCTCGACATCTCCGGCTTGGGAATCATCATGTACTCCCCGGCCCATGCCGCCCACATCGCGCAGGATGAGGACTACTTCACTGCAAACTACTGGAGAGAATCGGACGTTCAGCGCCACATTCAGAAAGGAACCATCGTGGGTTTCGGCACCGGCAGTTCAGGGAGGTTCAAGCTCGATTTCTTCGAGGGGTATCCGACTGACGCACGCATTGAGGAAGCCGAGTTCAAATACCGTCTCGGCCTTGTCGTCACGGGTGGTAAAATCTGCATCCGTGATCTCTATGATCTGATGCGTTGGTCGGTTGCTTGCCCTGAGAGCCAGATCCTCACCCTCAAAGACGGCATCTATCACGTCACCCTCTGTAGTGACAGCCCTGCTTCAGGAATCTTGGGTGATGACCAGCGGATCGAAATCTATCTGCAACCGATGGCGGAGTTCCCAGCTATCGCCACCACCGGAATTCCTTCGCTGGTCTGACCCAGTGGAGGATTGGTGGTCCCGGTGTCGCAGAGCGACACCCGAGCCCGCGACCTCACCCACGGCTCACCTTTTCGGGCGTCTTCTCCAACGCATCTGCTCCCACCGCCCAGCGCTCCCGGCGCCTGCACTTCATCATTGCCCCGCATTTCACCAAGGTGTACAGTCACCCTGAGTGAAACCCACCCAGACCCCAGGAAACGATAGTTCGTTTGGCCGATTTTGAAGTTTTTCACCACCCACGCCGCATGAACGCCCTAACACCCACCACAGTAGCCAGGCTGTCAGGCGCACGCGCGCAATCACACCCCGCACAAACTGAAATCCGAGTACTTCGGACGCCCCTGCGGATTCCGTCCATTCCGCCGGAGCTGGAAGCGAATGTCCTGTCTCTGCTCTGCAGTCTCCCACGGTGCGAACCGCGACATCCGCTCGAGATGCTTGAGGTAATTCTCCAGGAGGTCCAGCGCCTGTGGCGTGTTCTCCCGGAAGTAACGACCGTTGATCCGGAACGCATAGCCGGCGTCTACCTGCCAAAAAAGCACCTCGTAACGCCTCCCTTGTGCATCCTCCACGGTTCGGGTCCGCCCCTGCTGGCCCACCACTCGTACTTCTTGACGGTCTGTGAGACCCTCGGGGAGGGGATAGCCTGAGCTGTCACTCATCCAGGCTCTCATGCCTGGCTTTGGGGAAATGGTACGCCGTTCCAGTTGCATGGTAGAATGTTTGAACACTGTTCAAAAGAACGCAAGTGCAAATTGTATGAAAATCTGCACATGCATCGGCTACATCTTGGAATCGATTCATGGCCAACACCGGGATGGATCCGCGTCGGCCTTGACCCACCTCGATTTCTCAGGCAATGCTCGCGCCAATGAGTTTGTATGATGTGATCATCATTGGCGGCGGCCCTGGCGGCAGCACGGCGGGCAGTGCCCTGGCGCAGCAGGGGAAAAAAGTCCTGATTCTTGAGCGCGAAAAGTTCCCCCGTTTCCATGTGGGGGAGTCCCTCATTCCCTTTGGCAATGAAGAACTGCGAGCCATTGGAGTCTGGGACCGTCTCACGAAGTCCAGTTTCGTGCCCAAGCTTGGTGCCGAGTTCGTGCTGGGAAACTCCACGGCTGGCATCCAGATCGTCTTCGGCAAGCACCTGCCACCCCACTACGCGCAGACCTTCCAGGTGGAGCGCTCCAAGTTCGACGACATCCTCCTCGATCACGCTGCCTCCTGTGGTTGCGAAGTGTGGCAGGAGACTTTGGTGCAGTCCTTCGAAGTGAATGATGATGGCGCCAAGATCGTCTGCAAGCGCGGGGATCAGACCATCGAACTGCAGTCCCGTTGGTTGCTCGATGCGAGCGGCCGCGATGCCTTCATGGGCAAGCGCATGGACCTGCCCAAGGATGACCTTGGTATGCCAAAGAAGTTCGCCACCTTCGCCCACTTCAAGGGGGTGAAGCGAAATGACCCACCGGCGGATGGTTACATCACCATTGTGCGTCTCGATTTCGGCTGGTTCTGGATGATCCCGCTCGATGACGTGAAGACTTCCATCGGTCTCGTGCAGACGCTGGAGCACTACAAGTCCACCGGCCTGAAGCCGGACGAGTGCTTCGAGAAAGTCGTGGCTTCCTATCCCGAAATCCGCCGGCGCATGGAGAGTGCCGAGCGCGTGGGAGAGTACCGCGTGGTGAGCGACTACACCTACCGCTATGAGGTGAATGCCGGCAATCGCTGGCTGCTCATCGGTGACGCTGCTGGCTTCATCGATCCCATCTTCTCATCCGGTGTGATGCTTTCCATCAAGTCTGGATATCTTGCGGCCTCAAAAGTGATCGCTGCGGATAAGGCCGGCACTGCGCTCTCGCTTGATGAGCAGAAGCGCTACACGAAGAAGGTGGGCCAGATGAGCAAGGTCTTCCTGCGAATGATCAAGATGTTCTATGACCGCAATGGATTCGAGGTCTTCATGACCCCGGCTCCGGATCCGCAGATGGAGTGGGCCGTGTTCAACCTCGTTGCGGGCAATACAGATTTCAGCTGGTGGCTCCACTTCAAGGTCAAGATGTTCTACGCCATCTGCGCCATTCAGAAATACTTCCCCATCGTGCCGCGCCTGGATTATTCCGAGAGGCCTGCCGTGCAGCAAGCACAAGTGACCGCATGAGCATGCGTCTCTGGAGTCTCATTCTAAGGTGCGTGATGGCAGGCATGCTCTGCCTGACTTGCACACATTGCGCCAGTACTCCGGAAGAGGAGGCCAGGGAGTGGGCCTCCATTCTGGAGCATCGTCTGTCACGTGAGTGGATTCTGCAGGCCAAAGTCGTCACCTTGGGAGAGCAGACGGTGTATTTCCATGGAGAGGCGGAAGTTGGGCCGGAACTCCCACTCGTCGGATGGGCCGGCGATATCACAGGGGACGTGCTGATCATCACCCCGAAGTCCGCCACCGTGTGCACTAATCTGAAGGTCACTCCTGACGGTGGTGTGCATGTTGCCGGTAGATCCCATACGGAGGCCAAAGATCCGCCCAATGCCTGGGAATATCTCGTGCCCCGATGAAGCTTTTGCATCTCGCAGGAGCGCTCCTTTGCGGCCTGCTGCTCACACAGTGCGTCAGCACTCCGAGCGCGAGCGATGAAGCGATCGGTCCACTTGCCTCGGTCACGCAGGCTGAGTCCCTGGCGATCGCTGAGCGCTACCTGAACCATCGCTGG encodes the following:
- a CDS encoding NAD(P)/FAD-dependent oxidoreductase; translation: MSLYDVIIIGGGPGGSTAGSALAQQGKKVLILEREKFPRFHVGESLIPFGNEELRAIGVWDRLTKSSFVPKLGAEFVLGNSTAGIQIVFGKHLPPHYAQTFQVERSKFDDILLDHAASCGCEVWQETLVQSFEVNDDGAKIVCKRGDQTIELQSRWLLDASGRDAFMGKRMDLPKDDLGMPKKFATFAHFKGVKRNDPPADGYITIVRLDFGWFWMIPLDDVKTSIGLVQTLEHYKSTGLKPDECFEKVVASYPEIRRRMESAERVGEYRVVSDYTYRYEVNAGNRWLLIGDAAGFIDPIFSSGVMLSIKSGYLAASKVIAADKAGTALSLDEQKRYTKKVGQMSKVFLRMIKMFYDRNGFEVFMTPAPDPQMEWAVFNLVAGNTDFSWWLHFKVKMFYAICAIQKYFPIVPRLDYSERPAVQQAQVTA